A stretch of DNA from Mugil cephalus isolate CIBA_MC_2020 chromosome 12, CIBA_Mcephalus_1.1, whole genome shotgun sequence:
ttgggttcaggaggcagacccCCTCTCTATTTTTAGGGTCAGGCTAAAGACTTTAGTTAGGACTGGACTtgaccatcccttagttatgctgcaaCAGGCCAAAGCTGCTGAGGGACAATGCACTgagcacatgtcctctactctcttctctcttgcaTCAAGTTCTTAacctctaatttattttctctggccCCAAGTTGCTGTTCTCCAATGAACATCGAACTCCAGTTCCTGCATATTCAGCCTAGACCTTCAACCTGTGAACTCTGCTCTAATACCCCTAATCTCAGAGTCTCAGAACTCCATTATTGATAGTTTATCATCTGGCACATTCTCATCTAATTGATCCGCTTGGAATTGTTTCTGCCACTTCCATAATGCATATAACATATCCTTTCCGTCGTTTGAGCTCATCACCATTACGTGTTTATTTCATATGGTCGTTCTATCAGGATCAAAACCCAGACCATCAAGGTGAATCGCCGTACCATCTCATTCATGTCTAAGCTATTAACTGGCGTTCATCCTGGCCTTCTATGGTTTTCTCAGATGTCCGGAAGTTACTGCCTCAACCCTTTGCTTTGATCCTCTTCAGCATGGCTGCCTTCCAGACCTGTCCGCCTTCTCAAACCACACCACAGTTTTCTATGTGAAACACTCAAAAACCAACCAGTTCGGCCCACCAAAACCAGTCTTCTACTTCAACATTCAATACGAATTTAACTCCATCCTAATCTCCAACAAGTACTTACATTACCGGCTATCCTTAAATACATCTAACCAGCATGCTCTATTCGTCTCCAAGTCCGGACAGATCATTACCCCTTTTTGGTTCCACTGCCACTTGCATCAAGTTCTGTCCTTGTCGGGCATTTCTTCTTCGCATTACTCTGGTCATTCCTCAGTCTAAGGAAATTGCATCTCAGACCAATCTCAGACAGGGACTAATCTAGTCCCAAGACTACATCTGCTCCGATCTCCTGAGATACGTTCTTGGGGGTCCGTTGCACCCAAGAGCCACGCTGGATTCATATTCATACCCATCCATATTCATTAATCAATAAATTGTTAATCTGTCTCTCTGGTTGGAAGTGTGGTCCTTGCTAGTGAATTGTGTACATTGTATGCTAGCAAAGTAACATCAAAATTGGTGGTCAAGAGTTGCTATTAGGAGGCTTGACAACCTTCAAGTGGAATGACAGGAAGAAACAAGTCCTGTTATGTAAATGCTTTGAGTACTTTGCACCTTTAGGGGGTGTTaaaagcttgttgttgttttgtttgtttgtttgttttttttaaacaaaaaccatgtcaaatttctgtctttgtgtgtggtgAGGGTGAGAAAGGTAGGAATAGGAACTGGTGACAACAAAGGTACGCACTGCATTGAAACATGGTAAGGATGCAGAgacaacatataaaaacaatTTTGATGTCTCATGCAAGTGCGAACGAAGAGTGGGGACGACAGTGAAAATTTTAGAAATTTGTCTAGAAATTTGTTTACACAGATTACATTAAGAGTGATTTAATACAGCACTTTTCCTTTCCCAGCATTTGTACACCACTtcataataatgtaaatgtacAGTGTAAATCTTGCAATATTTTCTTCAATGGGCAATAGGTTCTTTCATCATGATAATACATTCTTGCAGGACTGTGAAGTGACTAATTAAACAACTGATTGGCAAAGGAAGTCAGATTACTTGAAAACAACCCATACAACCAGTAAGAGAATCACAATACCATCCACCGTGAGAAAACATGGTGTAGCACATTAATACAGGATACAATGGTATTGATAATAGCCAGCAATGAGACTTTGGCCTACCCCAAGCAAAATTACGATGACCTGCAttctttgtatttgtaaaaCAAGAACGTTTTCTGTTGTGGACTACAATATAAGATACTGTGCGCTGGAAAGATAACATAATGGGCTGCACTGTAAAGTAAATGAGTTAGAACAATGATGTAATGGGCCTCCAGAGTGGAGATCCTTGGAGGGTGCAGCAATCTGATAAAAACTTTCCACAGTCTCAAACAATTCAAATTTTGTAGGTGAACATACACCAAGTGAATTTCAAGATCAGGTATCTGTGAATGAGTAAGATACTTAAAGCAGGTTAGTTTTATAGCAATTTGAATGATTTATGTTCACATATTGCACATTCTGTTTTATCATTTAGCTTTTGAAAAGAGTAATGGATGATGTTGATTTAAATATTACCTATATTATTCTTGATGGTCATGTGGAAATTGACAAATACAGATATGTCTACTTTTTTGTCTTGATATCAGTATATATTCTAATAATCTGCAGCAATTCTACTATTGTTTACCTTATTTGGATAGATAAAAACCTCCATGAGCCTATGTACATTTTCATTGCAGCTTTGCTACTGAACTGTATTCTTTACAGTACTACTGTTTATCCAAAGCTCCTGATCGACCTTTTATCTAAAAAACAGATCATCTCATATTCTGCCTGcctctttcagttttttgtattttactttttaggGAGTGCAGAATTCTTTCTCTTGTCAGCTATGTCCTATGACAGATATGTGTCTATATGTAAACCTCTGCAATATCCAAATATCATGACAACAACCACTGTGAGAATGTTCCTGGTTATGGCTTGGGTTATACCTGCTGGTCATATTGCTGTTCCTGCAATACTGAGCGCACAAGCAAAACTGTGCAAGTTCAATTTAAAAGGAGTATTTTGTAACAATGCAGTTTATCATCTTCAGTGTGTAGAATCAAGATCCATTACTATATTTGGAGTGATTTGTTTATTGGATCTTGTAGTATTTCCTATGCTCTTCATAGTTTTTACATACACCAGGATACTTATAATAACCTACCGATGTTCTAgagaagtgaaaaagaaagCTGCAGAAACCTGTTTACCACACCTGTTGGTATTGATCAGTTTCTCTATTTTGAGTGCATATGATGTTAGCATAGCTCGTGTGGAATCTAATCTTCCAAGAGCTGCACGTTTATTAATGACTTTACAAATAGTTCTGTATCACCCTCTGTTTAATCCATTTATATATGGACtcaaaatgaaggaaatatcTAAACACTTGAAAAGATTGTTATGTCCCGGCAAATTCATCTGATTTCCTCATCACTGTATGTGATAATTAAATCAATTATGTATTTTCTACTCGTTTACAGTTTGTTATTGATGCTTGATTGATTCCTTTTAGTGGAACCGTAGCAAAGAAAAtcatatttgttgttgttcataGTAAAATGTCCAATAGAAATACTACACTTCGAAACAACTGGAGACCATTTactttattaataaatacataataatacatATAGCAACTCTCCACAATACAACCTTGAGTGACTTATCCAGTCATTTCTGTGTAGGGAACATGCATTTAAGAGATCAGAAATCAatagttttatgtatttatgtatttatgatCTTTTAAATGCACTCTGTACATTAACACTTAGGTGCATGACCTAACATTACCTACACTATTCCATGAGTGGGGTCAAAAACCCTGCAATATATATGTAatgataataagaataatagtttggttttatatagtgcttttctaaaTATCAAAAAACTACTGTGGTAGTttatcaccaccaccagggCAGTTGTGACTACAtctgctcacacagtcacaccctggtggtggtaaactaccttagtagtcacagctgccctggggcagactgacggcAACATGGCCTTCAATCTGTGCCAATGTTCTTTCGAAcaaccaccaaacatcactcaactgcaatcatacaccagtggggTACACAGGGGGAGCAAGGCAGGTGAAGTGTCTTGCCAATTGCTTTACCTCCTGAGCTATGGCTGTAGTTGGTAACTTTGTAGTTAGCCAGTGTTAGCTagtgttagctagctaactagtttaaaacaaacatgaaaaaatggATGATGAGCAAATTAGCATATTGACATGACTTTTAGGCCAgaatgtgttttgcctgtgtttatgaaattgtgtgttttatgtgttcttttcattcttttttaattattttgaaatgtgaaatatcaTTAGCACTTACAAGTCAAATATACTTTGCATGCTAGCCTCAACTTGATGGACTGCAATAGAAATTAATCATGTGACGTTATTGCATCATCCTCGTGGATTTTAGAAATATATGCACATTGTTTATTGCATTTTCTtaaatttatcaaataaaatcgatcaatcaatcaactaCAATCAAAGGTTCCTAGGGTTTTCCTTCGAAATTCCATAGAAAATGCTTCGGGTGGTACTGATGCAAAAAAGTGCAATTACCTAAAAAAGGTAACTGTTAGATACAAATCCAAATGGCTTCATGTCAAAGACAACTTATTATAGGAATACATGGAAGAttaaacaataagaaaaaaaaaaatacaaaaatattgcAACAAAAATGACCGCATCAgctgtttttgtcattatttattacaCTGTATAATTATCATTTGAATATGGGTTGATTAGCAGTTAAATTTACACAATGTGTCTCTGtccaaacatacagtatttcagCCTAACTGTGGTTAATAATGAAAGTGcaaatatattgaaatattgtAAAACTTTCATTTGCTATAGGATTTGTTGTCATTACGTTACTACCACAGCCAGCTCTAGCCATTTTGGTACCctatgtaaaaaataaacacaccagTCACAAACACACTATTAAACAGCAATATCAAATACTTAAATTgaatatcagaaataaaaccTCTGGTCAAATGTATTATATATCAAGAAATCACTGAGAGCACCAGTTACAGTCCATCTAGAAAACTGTTTATATAGATTAGATTAGCAGTGACTTAGTACAGCAGTTTTTCCTTAAATGTCATCAGAGTAGTATATCCTCACATTAATTTAGAGTGCATAAACAAGTGCATAAACAAGATATATATTCCGGGTAGTACCAACAACTTTGCTGCTGTTCCAGAAGACAGCAGCAACTTTACTAGTTGACCATCACATGAATACCATGGACGCCTCCAGGTGAGACAGATGAGTCACCCAGTGTGTCATTGCATCAAACTAGCAGcgttttttgaaatgtttagaatacaacaaatgtactacTGCATTACACACTCATCTGGAAGGGGGTGAACACTTTTTCATACCACTGCATCTGCAGTGCACAGTATTGATAACCTCATGTGTTCTGTTGGTatcattgttgctgtggttgtagagcatgttttttgtccttgatgtcagtaaATGCACCATGCAGAGACAGAAATTATGTAACAGTAGCCCGGTTCAGTTGTCAATTACCTTGCAGAAAATCCTCCATAGCTTCAGCATAGGATACTGTGAGCTAGAAAAATTACGTAATGGACCACACTGTAGAGTCAATGAGTTAGAACAATGATGTAATGGGCCTCTAGATTTGAGATCCTTGGAGGGTCCAGCAATCTGATAAAAACTTTCCACAGCCTCACACCATTCAAAATTTGCAGGTGAACATACACCAAGTGAATTTCAAGATCAGGtatctgtgaatgaatgaatacttaGAGCAGGTTGGTTTTATAGTAATTTGAATGATTATTTATGTTCACTTGTTACACATTCTGTTTTATCATTGAACATTAAGATTTTACAAATACTAATGGAtgatgttgatttaaatgttacttATATAATTCTTGATGGGTACGTAGAAATTgacaaatacagatatttatactttttaattatgtttacACTATATATTCTAATAATCTGCAGCAATTCTACTATTGTGTACCTTATCTGGATACATAAAAACCTCCATGAGCCTATGTACATTTTCATTGCAGCTTTGCTACTGAACTGTGTTCTTTACAGCACTTCTATTTATCCAAAGCTCCTGATCGACTTTTTATCTGAAAAACAGATTATCTCATATTCTGCCTGcctctttcagttttttctgttttacttttttgggAGTGCAGAATTCCTTCTCTTGTCAGTTATGTCCTACGATAGATATGTGTCTATATGTAAACCTCTGCAATACCCAAATATTATGACAAGAACCAATGTGAGTATGTTTCTGGTTATAGCTTGGCTTATACCTGCTGGACACATGGCTGTTCCTGCAATACTGAGCGCACAAGCAAAACTGTGTGACTTCACTTTCAAAGGCATATTTTGTAACAACGCAATTTATGATCTGCATTGTGTAAAATCAAGATCTGTTACTATGTTTGGTGCAGTCATTTTATTAGATCTTGTAGgatttccttttctcttcatAGTTTTTACATACACCAGGATACTTATAATAACCTACCGATGTTCTAGAGAAGTCAGGAAGAAAGCTGCAGAGACCTGTTTACCACACTTGTTTGTCTTGattgttttctccattttgagTGGATACGAGGGAATTATAGTACGGGTGGAATCTGATTTCTCAAAGACTGAACGTTTCCTAATGACGTTACAAATAATTCTGTATCACCCTCTGTTTAATCCATTTATATATGGACtcaaaatgaaggaaatatttaaacactTAAAACGATTGTTATGTCCAGCCAAATTCATCTGATTTCCTCATCACTGTTGGTGATGATTAAATCAATTATGTATTTGGAAGGTATGTTTTTCCtatttatatttagtttgtCTCTCTGTGCAAAACAATGCTTTAATAATTCCTTTTAGTGGAGTTGTACTGATGAAAATCAATTTAACTTGATCTCTGAAACAATAACttgtcaaatatttatttgtccttGTGTTCACAATACAAGTGTCCAACAGAAATACCACAGTTTTAGACAACTACAGACCATTTACTTTattgatgaacacatgaatgaatgaagtaacATATATCAACCTTCCACAATATAAACTTGAGTCAATTGTCCGGTCATTTCTGTGTCCCTTAAAATAAggaaatgtgtatttaaagagactgtaaataaattaaataaaacattaagcaTTAAAGCATTAAACATTAAGCACATATTAATTTTACTGAATAACTTTCATTTGTATGAGTTTAAATAGAAGTTAAATTTGCACAATGTGCCTTTGTCCGAACATACAGTATTTGATCCTAACTGTGGTTAATAATGAAAGTgtaaatatattgaaatattgcAAAACTTTCATTTGCTATAAGGTTTGTTGTCAACACGTTACCGCCAGAGCCGACTATAGCCATGTTGGTACGCTCTGTGAAACAATAAACACACCAGTCACACCATTAAACAGCAATATCAAATACTTAAATTgaatatcagaaataaaaccTCTGGTCGAATGTTTTATATATCAAGAAATCGCTGAGACCACCGGTTATAGTACATCTAGAAAACTACTTATATACAGTAGATTAGATTAGCAGTGACTTGGTACAGCAGTTTTTCGTTGAATGTCATCAGAATAGTATATCCTCACATGAATTTAGAGTGCATAACTAAACAAGATATATAGTCTGGGTAGTATCAACAACTTTGCTGCTGTTCTAGAAGACAGCAGCAACTTCACTAGTTGCCCATCACATAAATACCATGGATACCTCCAGGTGAGACAAATGAGTCGCCCAGTGTGTCATTGCATCAAACTAGCAGCGTTTTTTGAAATGTGTGGAAATCTTCAGTAAAGATAAAGATCACACTACCATGACATGAAGAATATTGTAAGTCAGtcctgcaaaacaacaaatgtactaCTGCATTACACACtaatctgaaaagacatccacTAACAGAGGAACGGACCAAATCCTATCAGCaacagtcaattaacaacttcacctgcaggaacagagagaaggaggctgcaaatcaacGTAGTCtcaagttattagacctttagatGTTATACACAGGTGAtacactgcattttatttccctGGCTACATTATTTCTCTGGGTACATTTTGTCttgtcagtccacagagtattttgcCAAAACTTCTTGAGGATCATCAAATTGAGACTAgcctttgtgttctttttgcacagcagtgttttttgtctttgatctctgccatgcaggccatttttgcccagtctctttcttactGTGGACTCAtaaacactgaccttaactgaggcaagtgaggcctgcagttctttgtatgttgttgtgGATGACCTCTTTGATTAGTTGTCACTGCACTCTTTGGGTATTTTTGTTTGGCTGGCCATTCCTAGGAAGGTGCACCACTATTCCATGTTTTTATCCATACCAGTTGTGGAtgatggctctcactgtggttcactggagtcccaaactTTAGAAATTACTTTATAATCTGTCCCAGactaattattttctttctcatttattcttgaatttctttggatctggaCATGATGTCTAGTTTATGATTATCTCTTAGTCAACTTCACTTTGTCATGCAagtcctatttaagtgatttcttgattgagaagaggtgtggcagtaatcaggcctgggtgtggctagaaaaattgaactcactgttaagtttTGTTTCAACAGAGAGGGCAaacagtcagtgcatttacatgcacgtgaaaaaaacgaagtATTGCCTTGTTCAGAATATGATATAAGAActtacgtgcatgtaaacacgttacctggattaaaattggagttctcattatctaattgagacacccagataatgcgattggaattggagttttcatcagataatgcgtgtgcgcatgctccacaaccactgcgctggcgtgtgaccccggaacaaacacgtccaagaaagctaggcgtagaagaagaagaagagaaacggagccgctagaagaaccgtctgagggatagcgtggatcttacctgcaccagaagtagcgggaacattacgtatgagattaaaaaatgtagtattatccgtctggttgctgtttgaaatgctggtctgctgcatgaacgactcttgtttaataggtcaaccggaaatcgggccgtattaatgtgtgattatcccgctgaaaagacacgtatcgctactgagtgtggaggaggagaacagttattagattttcttgcgttgcatgtaaactgggacaagaactgtagtcagaaagttgaaatttgagcatagctcgattaagctctgcatgtaaacgcactgagtttCTCACACAGGGTCATATAGGTTTCAATTTTGTCCCATTAATTataaaaccttaatttaaaaataaataatataaatgtttatttgttttatctttgtgttgtctttaaATTTCAATGATCTTAGGTGacacaaaaattgaaaaaagCTTTGCACAGTATTGACAACCGTATGTGTTCTGTTAGTtcacattgttgctgtggttgtaga
This window harbors:
- the LOC125017171 gene encoding olfactory receptor 11H2-like, which codes for MDDVDLNITYIILDGHVEIDKYRYVYFFVLISVYILIICSNSTIVYLIWIDKNLHEPMYIFIAALLLNCILYSTTVYPKLLIDLLSKKQIISYSACLFQFFVFYFLGSAEFFLLSAMSYDRYVSICKPLQYPNIMTTTTVRMFLVMAWVIPAGHIAVPAILSAQAKLCKFNLKGVFCNNAVYHLQCVESRSITIFGVICLLDLVVFPMLFIVFTYTRILIITYRCSREVKKKAAETCLPHLLVLISFSILSAYDVSIARVESNLPRAARLLMTLQIVLYHPLFNPFIYGLKMKEISKHLKRLLCPGKFI
- the LOC125017780 gene encoding olfactory receptor 142-like is translated as MDDVDLNVTYIILDGYVEIDKYRYLYFLIMFTLYILIICSNSTIVYLIWIHKNLHEPMYIFIAALLLNCVLYSTSIYPKLLIDFLSEKQIISYSACLFQFFLFYFFGSAEFLLLSVMSYDRYVSICKPLQYPNIMTRTNVSMFLVIAWLIPAGHMAVPAILSAQAKLCDFTFKGIFCNNAIYDLHCVKSRSVTMFGAVILLDLVGFPFLFIVFTYTRILIITYRCSREVRKKAAETCLPHLFVLIVFSILSGYEGIIVRVESDFSKTERFLMTLQIILYHPLFNPFIYGLKMKEIFKHLKRLLCPAKFI